One Setaria italica strain Yugu1 chromosome II, Setaria_italica_v2.0, whole genome shotgun sequence DNA segment encodes these proteins:
- the LOC101779664 gene encoding uncharacterized protein LOC101779664: MPRSPSPSPSPSPERHHHQPARRRVGATSSQMLHHHGGRSPSPPPRRSLRPRRAAAVSSRPLVDDFFPFPSSPSSSPSRPRQRRPSPEPSSSDSGADGGGGGSSASDRRRRKLKLVVKLSQLPPEQQHRRAPPPPSYSDDSDGAGEVGGDGSDDDEQVKPPKKRRIEPRADRSRHREVGGGGRSDPASAPRTKRLPVPGTARTTPLPDRKALEMILEKLQKKDTYGVFAEPVDLEELPDYHDVIEHPMDFGTVRRKLARNAYRSFEQFEDDVFLICSNAMQYNAPDTIYFRQAHSIQELARKKFQELRDEGIPIENHHIKIEQKARPNSCNREPIKKPILRYQDDDLDFLSRKEQVKRSNPKNSEDDISFKDQVKKPVPRNLHDESSLFHKERVKKPISRNSENDLSSSFHKDRPKKLLSRSSEDDLSSSFGKEQVRKVIPKNSENDESITFHKQQVKKTTSQSSKSDFSSQKKHIKKPVCSTREGPDLSSRKEPVEDPICTNVDDAGFLSTKRLEEKPISRNSEDLGHCHQESPKKPSCRDGQDDLGNSCSEEAAKKPARMNSQDAMGSDISAATIASVGDGSNGLSMSQANATEPAGCTVANGFLDKDISSPLDEIRSEKTDDIFAKPNYKSIVVDETRRKTYDTYEEQPAVESDLVFDIFSTEPKELVNVGLDAEHSYAYARSLARFAGSLGAQGWRIASERIRQALPAEVKYGRGWVGEYEPPLPSILVVNDQSRYLKSSEANVRRNASLPRDNDRLRPTESNNPKDMSLSLNRITTSTNVVGVPGPLESPEFKPRLFGVTAEPQHRSTDALSPHENHRVPGNVAKTKRTANEQTRKGNSSSGARPIEMKPQKGASGAPDMPALNKTAGQPRPFFQPAESTRTQQMRKVDSLKSNVPIEMAPQRLECAKGAASGVYDTPSSNGQPKHFFPSQAAAASGVHDIPSPNGQPKRLFQSKAVASSGAHDAPSNGQPKHFFQSQGPASSGVHDMPSTNGQPKPFFQPQEATVPQPRNEATWVYHGRPGDGKVGTSNKSRPSTSVGFVNKNQAVNAATFAMNLNGQKNVSDHAKSVGSTAMPGLANIPNRGVDASRNMFSAFPAAVRENQSIPPAPSAQSWISFGAATENKPAIVSPTFLDNNSSWKMPFANVRPSDDTKIGAVPQFFRQPVQVVRESPVQNNGLVIFPQLVQPDFMRSQGQPQWQGLVPHMQQKPSKDVLRPDLNIGFPSPGSPPARQSSGINLEAQQPDLALQL; this comes from the exons ATGCCgcggtcgccgtcgccatcgccgtcgccgtcgccggagaggCACCACCACCAGCCCGCGCGCCGGAGGGTAGGCGCCACCTCGTCCCAGATGctccaccaccacggcggccgctcgccgtcaccgccgcctcgccgctcgctccgcccgcgccgcgccgccgccgtctcctcccgcccgctcgtcgacgacttcttccccttcccctcctcgccgtcgtcctcgccctCCCGCCCCCGCCAGCGGAGGCCGTCGCCGGAGCCATCCAGCTCCGActccggcgccgacggcggcggtgggggctccTCGGCCTCCGACCGTCGCCGGCGCAAGCTCAAGCTCGTTGTCAAGCTCTCCCAGCTGCCCCCGGAGCAGCAGCACCGCCGGGCCCCACCGCCCCCCTCGTACTCGGACGACTCCGATGGGGCTGGGGAGGTGGGCGGGGacggcagcgacgacgacgagcaggtCAAGCCGCCCAAGAAGCGCCGGATCGAGCCGCGCGCTGATAGATCTCGCCATCGCGAG GTTGGTGGTGGCGGGAGGAGCGACCCAGCGAGCGCGCCGCGGACCAAGCGGCTCCCGGTGCCAG ggacggcgaggacgacgcCCCTGCCAGACCGGAAGGCGCTGGAGATGATTCTCGAGAAGCTGCAAAA GAAGGATACGTACGGAGTGTTTGCTGAGCCAGTGGATCTGGAGGAG TTGCCTGATTATCACGATGTGATTGAGCACCCGATGGACTTCGGTACCGTCAGGAGGAAGCTTGCCAGGAACGCATACCGCTCATTTGAGCAATTTGAG GATGATGTCTTCTTAATTTGCAGCAACGCAATGCAGTACAATGCACCCGATACAATTTACTTCAGACAG GCCCATTCCATACAAGAGCTGGCAAGAAAGAAGTTCCAGGAACTGAGGGATGAGGGCATACCTATAGAAAATCACCACATAAAGATTGAACAGAAAGCTAGACCAAACTCCTGCAATAGAGAACCAATTAAAAAGCCCATCTTGAGGTATCAGGATGATGATCTAGACTTCCTGTCCCGCAAAGAGCAAGttaagagatccaatccaaaaAATTCGGAAGATGATATAAGCTTCAAAGATCAAGTTAAGAAACCTGTGCCCAGGAATTTGCATGATGAGAGTTCTTTATTCCACAAAGAGCGAGTTAAGAAACCCATCTCCAGAAATTCAGAGAATGATTTAAGTTCCTCATTCCACAAAGACCGACCTAAGAAACTGTTATCCAGAAGTTCGGAGGATGACCTCAGCTCCTCATTTGGCAAAGAGCAAGTTAGGAAAGTCATTCCCAAGAATTCAGAAAATGATGAAAGCATCACTTTCCACAAACAGCAGGTCAAGAAGACCACTTCCCAGAGTTCAAAGAGTGACTTCTCATCCCAGAAAAAACATATTAAGAAGCCAGTTTGCTCAACTAGAGAAGGTCCAGATCTCTCATCCCGCAAGGAGCCTGTTGAGGATCCCATTTGCACAAATGTTGACGATGCGGGCTTCTTATCCACAAAAAGGCTAGAAGAGAAGCCCATCAGTCGAAACAGTGAGGACCTGGGCCATTGCCACCAGGAGTCGCCTAAGAAACCTAGTTGCAGAGATGGGCAAGATGATCTAGGTAACTCTTGCAGCGAAGAGGCTGCTAAGAAGCCAGCTCGTATGAATAGCCAAGACGCCATGGGTTCAGATATCTCTGCTGCAACTATTGCTTCTGTGGGAGACGGCTCTAATGGCTTGAGCATGTCGCAGGCTAATGCTACTGAACCTGCTGGTTGTACTGTTGCCAATGGGTTTTTGGACAAAGATATCAGCTCTCCATTAGATGAAATAAGATCTGAGAAGACCGACGACATTTTTG ccaAGCCTAACTACAAGTCAATTGTGGTAGATGAGACTAGACGGAAAACTTATGATACTTACGAAGAACAGCCTGCAGTGGAGTCTGACCTAGTTTTTGACATATTCTCCACGGAACCAAAGGAGCTCGTTAAT GTTGGGCTTGATGCTGAGCACTCGTATGCATATGCAAGAAGTCTGGCTCGTTTTGCTGGTTCGCTTGGTGCTCAAGGCTGGAGAATCGCTTCTGAGCGCATTCGACAAGCATTACCTGCTGAAGTAAAGTATGGTCGTGGTTGGGTTGGAGAATATGAGCCTCCATTACCATCTATTCTGGTTGTGAATGATCAATCTAGATATCTGAAGAGCTCTGAGGCAAATGTGCGAAGGAATGCTTCGCTGCCTAGGGATAATGACAGGCTCAGACCGACAGAAAGTAACAATCCAAAGGATATGAGTTTGAGTCTTAACCGAATAACCACTAGCACTAATGTAGTTGGAGTGCCTGGGCCACTTGAGAGTCCAGAATTTAAGCCAAGATTGTTTGGTGTTACTGCTGAGCCCCAACACAGGAGCACTGACGCATTATCACCACATGAGAATCATAGAGTACCTGGTAATGTTGCAAAGACCAAAAGAACAGCCAATGAGCAAACGAGAAAAGGCAACTCATCCTCCGGTGCCCGCCCTATTGAGATGAAACCACAGAAAGGAGCTTCTGGTGCACCTGATATGCCTGCCCTGAACAAAACTGCTGGTCAGCCTAGACCCTTTTTCCAACCAGCAGAATCAACCAGAACTCAGCAAATGAGAAAAGTTGACTCGTTAAAAAGCAACGTCCCTATTGAAATGGCACCACAGCGGCTTGAGTGTGCAAAAGGTGCTGCTTCTGGTGTGTATGATACGCCTTCCTCAAATGGGCAGCCTAAGCATTTCTTCCCgtcacaagcagcagcagcttctggTGTGCATGATATACCTTCTCCAAATGGGCAACCTAAACGCTTATTCCAGTCAAAAGCAGTGGCTTCTTCTGGTGCGCATGATGCACCTTCAAATGGGCAGCCTAAACACTTCTTCCAGTCACAGGGACCAGCTTCATCTGGTGTGCATGATATGCCTTCTACAAATGGGCAGCCGAAACCCTTCTTCCAGCCACAAGAAGCGACTGTACCACAGCCCAGAAATGAAGCGACGTGGGTGTACCATGGACGACCTGGTGATGGGAAAGTTGGAACATCCAACAAAAGCAGACCGTCGACCAGTGTTGGGTTTGTCAATAAAAATCAAGCAGTAAATGCTGCGACTTTTGCCATGAATTTGAATGGACAAAAGAATGTCAGTGACCATGCAAAATCAGTAGGCTCAACTGCAATGCCTGGCCTTGCAAATATACCAAATAGAGGTGTTGATGCTTCCCGGAACATGTTCTCAGCATTTCCAGCAGCTGTTAGGGAGAATCAGAGCATTCCGCCAGCTCCATCTGCTCAATCTTGGATTTCATTTGGTGCTGCTACAGAGAACAAACCAGCCATTGTTAGCCCAACTTTCCTTGACAATAATTCTTCTTGGAAGATGCCATTTGCAAATGTTCGTCCTTCTGATGATACAAAAATCGGTGCTGTTCCCCAATTCTTTAGGCAACCTGTTCAGGTAGTTAGAGAAAGCCCAGTTCAAAACAACGGTTTGGTAATATTTCCCCAGTTGGTCCAGCCAGATTTCATGAGATCGCAGGGCCAACCCCAATGGCAAGGGCTGGTCCCCCACATGCAACAGAAGCCAAGCAAGGACGTACTCCGCCCAGACTTGAACATTGGGTTCCCATCTCCAGGTTCGCCACCAGCTCGACAGTCATCTGGCATCAATTTGGAGGCACAACAGCCAGACCTTGCGTTGCAGCTATGA